The Arachis duranensis cultivar V14167 chromosome 2, aradu.V14167.gnm2.J7QH, whole genome shotgun sequence genome has a window encoding:
- the LOC107472869 gene encoding gibberellin 20-oxidase-like protein: MSSKSNNNNKAYYYADLPILDISQPLEESSLESLSKACKKWGFFHIINHGISKDLCNQLHSLSKCLFSLPSDTKLKLGPFSNVKSYTPPFIASPFFESLRVNGPDFYLSAKSSEDVLFHKTNSKFSETMQEYCSKMAELCEKIVKIVLMSIGEGFEKMFYDDEFRKCHGYLRINNYSTPEEGEEVEGLGMHTDMSCITILYQDEIGGLQVKTNDGEWIDIKPSEGTLVVNIGDMLQAWSNDKLRSSEHRVVLKQPCVNRFSLAFFWCFEDHKVIVAPNEVVALHHANKRFYSPFLCLDYLKFRENNQKGSFEKVGFTVRDFAGI; this comes from the exons atgtcatcaaaatccaataataataataaagcttATTATTATGCTGATCTTCCAATTTTGGACATATCTCAGCCATTAGAAGAATCTTCATTAGAATCTCTCtccaaagcttgcaaaaaatggGGTTTTTTCCACATAATCAACCATGGAATCTCCAAAGATCTATGCAACCAGCTTCATTCACTGTCCAAATGTCTCTTCTCTCTCCCATCTGATACCAAGCTCAAGCTTGGGCCTTTCTCTAATGTCAAATCTTACACACCACCCTTCATTGCTTCTCCATTCTTTGAGAGCCTCAGAGTTAATGGACCAGATTTTTATCTCTCTGCAAAGTCTTCTGAAGATGTTTTATTTCACAAAACCAATTCCAAATTCAG TGAGACTATGCAAGAATATTGTAGCAAGATGGCAGAACTGTGTGAGAAGATTGTGAAGATTGTGTTGATGAGCATAGGTGAAGGATTTGAGAAAATGTTCTATGATGATGAATTCAGAAAGTGCCATGGATACTTAAGAATAAACAACTATTCAACCccagaagaaggagaagaagttgaaggaCTTGGAATGCACACAGACATGAGTTGCATAACAATCTTATACCAAGATGAAATTGGAGGGCTTCAAGTGAAGACAAATGATGGAGAATGGATAGACATAAAGCCATCAGAGGGAACACTTGTGGTTAACATTGGAGACATGTTACAAGCTTGGAGCAATGACAAGTTGAGATCTTCAGAACATAGAGTTGTTTTGAAGCAACCTTGTGTGAATAGATTCTCTTTGGCTTTCTTTTGGTGCTTTGAGGATCACAAAGTCATTGTGGCACCCAATGAGGTTGTTGCTCTTCATCATGCCAATAAGAGATTCTATTCTCCCTTTCTTTGCTTGGATTATTTGAAGTTTAGGGAGAATAATCAAAAGGGAAGCTTTGAGAAAGTTGGTTTTACTGTTAGAGATTTTGCTGGAATTTAA